The Neodiprion pinetum isolate iyNeoPine1 chromosome 5, iyNeoPine1.2, whole genome shotgun sequence genome segment TCAAGCGTACTGAATAAAACTTCGTACGACGTTACATGGTAGCTACGAATTTTTCTCCGCAAATTGTTCATTTTAACGCGTGTACGACAATGAATCTCACATTTAAATTGAAGTTGCAGTCCGCGAGCAGACGATGTGTTTACTGCCGGTATCTTCACGGACCGCATCCCTCATTTTGGTCGTAAACCCATAAATGCGAGAATGTCGTTCGACACGTGTTACGTGTTCGTGACGTGACTCGGCAGTTGTCGgattcaaaaaagaaaagcgtGTTCTTCAAGTTTATATATTGTGCCGATAACTGCCGTAGTTAAATGGAAGATCGTATTGGTATTTCATCGACAGTGGCAACGTGATCAGCGCGTCAACATCTCGATCgaaagggagagaaaaattaacatcCTCGTTACTTTGAGGTTATAAAAAGTTAACATGGTAAACACTGGTCTGCTGATCCTAACTAATGCAACGAAAGTGTCAAAGATATTACCGGTGATAAAAAAACATGTATTGAAGACATTGTACATTCAATATTTTCCCGAGAGAAATCTCTTGTTGTCAGGTAATTACAAGCCTCGATGGCAAGGGCCAAAATATGCCCAGACCATATCTCGCATTTACTCAATCGCCTCATCCCACTCACCGAGCTTGGATGTTCGAGTTCTACTTTCGGGGATAAAGAATCCAAGTACCCCTATCATAAACACAAAGAAGCCGGTGGAAATGGTTATATTTGATCAGACCTATACTAACAACGATGCAGTTTCATTTATACAAGATTATCTCGCCAATACCTGCATGGGGTGCAGTTTTATAACTTGCGATGAAAAGGCTGTGGAGAAAAACGAAGATGATATCACGCCGGTAGATGATCTTCTCTATAAAAACGTTGTTCTCGGTGGCACATTTGATCGACTCCATAACGGGCATAAGATTTTACTTAGTAGAGCAGTTCTCAAATGCACCCAAAAGCTCACTGTAGGAGTAACAGACACCAACATGCTGCTTTGTAAGCAATTTATGATTTGTCACCTTAGCATGAAATAATATAAgcttatttttccatttcatttaATCGGTCAATTCTTCTTTTGCAGCAAAAATACTTTGGGAATTGATAGAGCCGACTGAAAAGAGGATAGAACGTGTGAAAGAGTTCTTGGAAGACATCGATCCGTCTTTAGCATACGATATTGTATCGATCAATGATATGTACGGTCCTACAAAGGACGATCCATCGTTTGAGATGATCGTTGTTAGCGAGGAAACGGTGAGAGGAGGTGATAAGATAAACGAGGTTCGCGTTAAAAAGGGACTAAACAAATTAGCCATAGATATTATATGCTTGGAAGCTGATCCACACTGCCAGGAACACGAGGAGGAAAAATTAAGTTCTAGCAATTACAGAATGCGGCTGCTTGGAACGAGGCTTAAAGATCcagtgagaaattttcaatacagtTGTAAAGCTCATTAATTGAATGTACTTGgagcttaaaaaaattattagataTTTGAACATGTTTCAGGTGATAAAAGACAAGCCATTAAAGCCGTATATAATTGGTCTAACAGGAGGTATAGCAAGCGGAAAATCGTCCgttggagaaaaattgaaaaatttaggaGCTGCATTAGTGAATTGTGATAAAATAGCCCATGACCTTTATGCACCTGGAAAGCTATGTTTTAACATAATTGTAGAGAATTTTGGCAACAATGTATTGAACCAAGATGGATTCATAGATAGAAAAGCTCTCGGGAAAATAGTTTTTAACGATAAAGTAAGTCAGTCCTtctgtttataatttttccactagaTGTTTGTGACAATTTGTATTCTACATGGGATTAATTATCCAATATTTACTGAAGGCACAACTTGAAAAACTGAACAGCTTGGTCTGGCCTGCTATTTTGGACCAAGCGAAGACTGAGATTGATAAACTTTACAAGGAGGGATATGAGATAATTGTAATGGAAGCCGCTGTTCTCATACAAGCTGGATGGCTGTCTGTTTGTCATGAAATATGGACGTGCATTATTCCCAAGGAGGAGGTAAGCAAGTAAATACTATAAGTTGTAACATTCCGTACTTCAGATCTCCTAACATTTGTAATTATAAATACAGGCAATCAAGAGGGTGATGGAGAGGAATGGATTGACCGAAAGTGAAGCAAAGTCACGAGTTGAAGCCCAGCCTAGTAATACAGAGCAAATAAATAGTGCCAATGTTGTAGTTTCTACAATGTGGTCGCACAGCGTGACGCAGAAGCAGATCCAAAAAGCTTGGGATTTACTAAAAACGTACTTGGCCCAATACTCTAGCAGCTAACAAATCATTCCTTTCAGACGATTCGTGTAGGctgtaaaattgttttttgtaTTGTCTCTAGTACTTTGAAGTTTGAGACACTAATGGAACGAGtacaaaatttgttttgtaaataccatttctcttttatttaCATTTGGCTGTACTTATAGCAGCTGTACAAAGGAGGTTCCTAGAGCCAAGCTATCAAATAGTGTAAGAAACAACGAGTAGTCGATCTTATAACCATGCTCGGTAACATCGattctattattttttgttaaaattttcatttattcttgTAATCGATTCTCTGTGTAACCTGCGGTAAAACGTTCATAGTCTACTGGTTCCGAAACAGTGGTGTACTTATATCTCGTGAAGGAATTTCTGTAAACATGATATAGGACGAAATTGTAACGCAAGCTGAAAGAAATAAGACTagaatctgaaaatttcagtaaaaaaatttgcatttatAGCGATGCTGTAACAAGACAAAACTGATAATGAGTTAAAGATGCTGGGCTGCAAATTCATCGGAtcttgaattgaaaaatcatcttAGTTAAATTCGCAACATTGCTTGTAGGTACTCGAGCTCACGAAAAATGTTTACGCTGCTGACATCATCGTTGAATTTCCAAGTCTCTATGTTTAGTTAGTATATACTTGGAGCATGTAGTACTGGAGGTAGCATCTTGAGTACAGAAAGTGTGGCGAAGCAGTGAGCTGAGTGAGATAAAGCACTTATGCTATGTATGTGCAACCTGTCTCTCTCGCTCCACAACCTAGTTCGCCGATAAGTTTCTTTTCGGCCAATCAAATGCAGAGTGAGAGAGACGGAGTATCCGGGGTAATCCgggtataggtatacctatatctCGCTCTTTCAACACTACGGCCACAGTTTTCGCGAGGTTGACGACGTGAGTGGTTATGTTGAACTTGGAGGATTGCGTGCGCGCGCACATCGATAATGCAGGCAGTGTAACGACCAACAGCCACCTTCACTTCAGTCGGTTGCGTTGCATTGACGGAAATTTGTCGCGAAAAGTACGAAGAGGAGAtgagtgaataaataaaagaaagtttgaaaatataatctgtttgtaaataataattcgacAACATCGAAGTCGCGATTGGTTTCCTTCCGCTTTGTTAGGTCATTgttcataataataaattcCCCACGCACGTGCAGTGTCTTTAgtcatatgtatacaataatatgaaaGTGGCATTTCTGAATTGATCGCCCTGTGTAAATTACGAAACGTCGTGTACCCCTGTAATACACGCATACTAGCCTTGCACACGTGCCACACTGTCAGTCGTCAATTAGCATACACAACGGTGCGGTGCTGTGTAGGCTATGTACGATCGTCCGAGTGGTCAGTGTTTTATGAAACCAGGCTATCTTTAGCCCGCGGACTCGGAGCCATGCATCCAGCCATTGGTTGAGTGAAAGTGCATAAAAAGCAACCCGCTTTACGCACGTTTACGAACATACGTGCGTTTGATGAATGAGTGAGTTTAAACGAACCAACTAGCGGTTAACCAGTGTCAAATGGTGACCCGTACGTGCGGTTAGGCATCGAAATTACACGGATAAGAAGAGAGAACCGCCGTGCCCGTGCAATACTGTGCAGTTGTTAACCGTTCGCGCGGGCATCGCCGCGTCTTTCGGATTGAAACCAAGTCGTTAATAAAAACTAACGTTCTTTCGAATTAAGCGTATGCATGACTCGGCACGCATTAATTGATCCTGGAGGACCGAAATACATAAAGTGGTCAGACTGATTGACCGACTCCAAAAGttggcgagagagagagaaagagagagagtgagaggggGGACGTACGGATACGTATGCACGTTACCTCTCGGTGCCATGGTGTCATCAACGATATTCGTAAACACGAAAGCGCTTCGTTCGGCAGGCGCACCTTAACAGGTTGCATGCgttcaaagtttgaacgatGATAGAGTCGAAGTGTCATTCAAAAATCGTCGGATCTGAATACCGAGGTGACGGAGCACCGGACGACGACGAGGTCGGGACTGGACCGGCGTTGAATTATTAATAACCCAACGTTTCCCGTCTCTGAAAACACACTAGCCAGGAGTTAACATTGTCGACGAttattgcgaaaaattttattgggAACTTCTGATATCCTGTATCCGTCTCGTATCGCAATCAAAAGAAACATTCCGATGCTGTTGAGCGAGAAAAAGTGGactgaaagataaaaaattggaaatctTCAAGgggaaagaaatatattttgggAGCTAAacgaaaatcgaaataaataagatagaaaaaaatcacaaccACTTCGCGGTTATAATATATCATGAATGTAAGTTCGAGTGTTcactttttaaacattttttatttttttctttttttctcttctctctaaCGTCTTTATTTTAATCTCCTTTCCTTACCGTTACATCTCTCAACTATTTTGAGAGTATGTGTATGCTGATCTGCTCTAAATCCAACTggtttatgtatgtatagcgATGGGATAGGCGATGGGGTCTCGTTACGTAATACCAACTGGATCACTGACCTAAAAACTTAGTTAATTTAGTTCCAATGACATCCGAAGAATGTAATTAcacatttattttctatttatcAAACTTGCGgctatgatattttttttgttttttttttttaacagctaatatttttttcatcgctacatggtgttatttttgttgatgagttgactaaaaaaaatgtttctttgtttcgatgCTTCGTTTTTCTCCCTCGTAGTGTCTAGTTCCTTGTTATCGATGTCACAGAGAATTAGTATACGTCGAGGTCTGCtcttttatgttttttttatttctacttttGTAAACGTTGTATACATTTCAGAGTTTGTTTTTCCAACGGTTATCAAATTAAATACTTTTCCTAAACGACCGCTGTGCACATTCCTAAAAATACTACGCATCAGCAAAAGAATTATATTGAGTCAAGATCTTTATCCAACCATCTGAACACGATCTGATTTAGTCATCTTTTTACTGTGAAGTTTTTCTGCTCCTGCTAATTTATCAGTAAACTTCTACTCAAATACTCTGcaatactgttttttttttttttccccgtacaaccaatttttatcacttttgtcaaacaataatttattatcacaTGACTTACGACGGTGGGCACAGCTGAAAACTACTTAATTTAATCGTACTTTGCGAAATTCGTAAAATTGTCAAGTCATCTGGAACAAGGAATTACACTAACAGCTGTTCAATATTCGCAATAGATTCAAACCCTTGGCTTCGTTACTTcccccattttttttattttatttattttttttgtagccTGGTGTGGAATCAaatcattgaataattaaCGATTCAAGTTTTCATTGTATTTTCTTCGAGATGTTACTTTAGTCCATGATCTTTCAATATTCAGGTCGCTGGAGCGGCAGAGAGGTGGTACCGCGACGGTGGTTGACTCGTTTTCGCTTTAGCGAAATGATTGAGAGTGTGTCTCGGAGAGCGTTGAGTGGCTCCAGTGGGAGCTACCACGTTCGCGGTGCAGAACTGGCGCGCGATCGAAGACTAAAATCCCTCTCGGCAACTGTAGTATTCCTCGACGATACTCAACACACCTTTCAGTTAGACGTAAGTTtggttatcaatttttt includes the following:
- the Ppat-Dpck gene encoding bifunctional coenzyme A synthase, giving the protein MVNTGLLILTNATKVSKILPVIKKHVLKTLYIQYFPERNLLLSGNYKPRWQGPKYAQTISRIYSIASSHSPSLDVRVLLSGIKNPSTPIINTKKPVEMVIFDQTYTNNDAVSFIQDYLANTCMGCSFITCDEKAVEKNEDDITPVDDLLYKNVVLGGTFDRLHNGHKILLSRAVLKCTQKLTVGVTDTNMLLSKILWELIEPTEKRIERVKEFLEDIDPSLAYDIVSINDMYGPTKDDPSFEMIVVSEETVRGGDKINEVRVKKGLNKLAIDIICLEADPHCQEHEEEKLSSSNYRMRLLGTRLKDPVIKDKPLKPYIIGLTGGIASGKSSVGEKLKNLGAALVNCDKIAHDLYAPGKLCFNIIVENFGNNVLNQDGFIDRKALGKIVFNDKAQLEKLNSLVWPAILDQAKTEIDKLYKEGYEIIVMEAAVLIQAGWLSVCHEIWTCIIPKEEAIKRVMERNGLTESEAKSRVEAQPSNTEQINSANVVVSTMWSHSVTQKQIQKAWDLLKTYLAQYSSS